In uncultured Desulfobacter sp., one DNA window encodes the following:
- the gdhA gene encoding NADP-specific glutamate dehydrogenase, giving the protein MSEELNKIIAKDPDQKEFHQAVQEVIETVQPVLDRNIEYRKAKILERLAEPERVVMFRVPWMDDTGTVQVNRGYRIGMNSAIGPYKGGLRFHPSVNLSILKFLAFEQVFKNALTTLPMGGGKGGSDFDPKGKSDNEVMRFCQSFMSELYRHIGPNTDVPAGDIGVGGREIGYLFGQYKRLTNAFDPVLTGKGLNWGGSLIRPEATGYGCVYFAAEMLATRNGGMEDKTCLVSGSGNVAQYTVEKILDLGGKVVTLSDSSGFIYDETGIDREKLAWVMDLKEIRRGRIREYAEKYPKAVYTETDASLDYNPLWTIQADCAFPSATQNEINGKDAANLIENGVFLVSEGANMPSTPEAVDLFVDHKILYAPGKAANAGGVAVSGLEMSQNAVRRAWSREKVDRRLHGIMKSIHTSCVDACAEYGEKGNYVAGANIAGFTKVVDAMLDQGLV; this is encoded by the coding sequence ATGTCAGAAGAATTGAATAAAATCATAGCTAAAGACCCTGATCAGAAAGAATTTCACCAGGCCGTGCAGGAGGTGATTGAAACGGTACAGCCGGTGCTGGACCGCAATATCGAATACCGAAAAGCCAAAATCCTGGAGCGCCTGGCCGAGCCCGAACGGGTGGTCATGTTCCGGGTGCCTTGGATGGACGACACAGGAACCGTCCAGGTTAACCGGGGTTACCGCATCGGAATGAATTCGGCCATCGGGCCTTACAAGGGCGGTTTGCGTTTCCACCCGTCGGTAAATCTGTCCATACTCAAATTCCTGGCATTTGAGCAGGTGTTTAAAAACGCCCTGACCACCCTCCCCATGGGCGGTGGCAAGGGCGGGTCCGATTTTGACCCCAAAGGAAAATCGGACAATGAAGTTATGCGCTTCTGCCAGTCTTTCATGTCCGAACTTTACCGCCACATCGGCCCCAACACCGACGTACCCGCCGGTGACATCGGCGTCGGCGGCAGGGAGATCGGCTATCTTTTCGGACAGTACAAACGGCTGACCAATGCCTTCGATCCGGTGCTCACAGGCAAGGGTCTGAACTGGGGCGGCAGTCTCATCCGGCCTGAAGCCACGGGCTATGGTTGTGTTTATTTCGCCGCTGAAATGCTTGCCACCCGTAATGGCGGCATGGAAGACAAAACCTGCCTGGTTTCCGGTTCCGGTAACGTGGCCCAGTACACCGTGGAAAAAATTTTGGATCTGGGGGGAAAGGTTGTCACCCTATCTGACTCCAGCGGGTTTATCTACGACGAAACCGGCATTGATCGGGAAAAACTGGCCTGGGTCATGGATTTGAAAGAGATCCGACGAGGGCGAATCAGGGAATACGCCGAAAAATATCCGAAAGCAGTATACACTGAAACCGATGCCTCCCTGGATTACAATCCCTTGTGGACCATTCAGGCTGACTGTGCTTTCCCTTCCGCCACCCAGAACGAAATCAACGGCAAAGATGCGGCGAATCTGATCGAAAACGGGGTCTTTTTAGTATCCGAAGGGGCCAACATGCCCTCAACTCCGGAGGCTGTGGATCTCTTTGTGGATCATAAAATCCTCTACGCCCCGGGCAAGGCGGCCAATGCCGGCGGGGTGGCTGTGTCCGGGCTGGAAATGTCCCAGAACGCCGTACGTCGTGCCTGGTCCAGAGAAAAAGTAGACAGGCGGCTGCACGGCATTATGAAATCCATCCACACATCCTGCGTGGATGCCTGTGCCGAATACGGAGAGAAGGGCAACTACGTGGCCGGGGCCAATATTGCCGGGTTTACCAAGGTGGTTGACGCCATGCTGGATCAGGGGCTTGTATAG
- a CDS encoding LuxR C-terminal-related transcriptional regulator yields the protein MSHIVEQPDIEALVRRNRELEQLEQDHRRMELIFKQQAHNLQERMKEINCLYGISKILEQAGLSLEDTFQQVVNLIPPSWQYPEITCAQLLINDQSFRTKNYKNTFWKQQAKIIAYGEPIGILTVCYLEKRPDMAEGPFLAEERSLINAVAELLGRTIKRKQAEAELRESRRKLKDQNQQLKEKNIALREVMSQLREEKVDLEKRVLANVENLLLPLIKKMEDQGSDLDKGYLLLLEENIARLTSSFGTKISQLHQRLTPRENEICNMIRTGLSSKEIGKMLNLSYRSVETYRNHIRKKLGISNKKINLTSYLAGL from the coding sequence ATGAGTCACATCGTGGAGCAGCCGGACATTGAGGCCCTGGTCCGCCGCAACCGGGAGCTGGAACAATTGGAGCAGGATCACCGGCGCATGGAGCTGATTTTCAAGCAACAGGCCCACAATCTTCAGGAACGTATGAAGGAGATTAACTGCCTGTACGGTATCTCCAAAATTCTGGAGCAGGCTGGCCTGTCCCTGGAAGATACCTTTCAGCAGGTGGTGAATCTCATTCCCCCCTCTTGGCAGTACCCGGAGATTACATGCGCCCAGCTTCTCATTAACGACCAGAGTTTCCGTACAAAAAATTACAAAAACACTTTTTGGAAACAGCAGGCAAAAATCATTGCCTATGGTGAGCCCATCGGCATCCTCACAGTCTGCTATCTTGAAAAACGGCCCGACATGGCTGAGGGACCCTTTCTGGCCGAAGAACGGTCGCTGATTAATGCGGTGGCCGAACTTCTGGGCCGGACCATTAAACGCAAACAGGCGGAGGCCGAGCTGAGGGAATCCCGGCGCAAGCTCAAAGATCAAAACCAGCAGCTCAAGGAAAAAAATATTGCCCTGCGAGAAGTGATGAGTCAACTGCGAGAGGAAAAAGTTGATCTTGAAAAGCGGGTGTTGGCCAATGTGGAAAATTTACTTCTGCCTTTGATCAAAAAAATGGAAGACCAGGGATCGGATTTGGACAAAGGCTACCTGCTGCTGCTCGAGGAAAATATCGCACGGCTCACCTCTTCATTCGGCACTAAAATATCCCAACTTCACCAGCGCCTGACTCCCAGAGAAAACGAAATCTGCAATATGATCCGTACAGGCTTAAGCTCCAAGGAGATTGGAAAAATGCTTAACCTCTCCTACCGCAGCGTTGAAACCTATAGAAATCATATCCGCAAAAAGCTGGGCATCAGCAATAAAAAAATCAACCTGACCTCTTACCTTGCCGGTCTGTAA
- a CDS encoding PEP/pyruvate-binding domain-containing protein, whose amino-acid sequence MDRITQKIKAGSEPSQALGFQVTRILYVCDSYHLPGLNAEICPSPWNIIWAVSIEEAATLVQKVDFDLVFIEIGVLDDGGGTTVQCLKALCPDLPVILLVPPCYCKSQPLGQKADHMFIWSGNPELFHAMVRFIEDQICQDTTRRAVLLVEDSLEYVSFFLPEVYKAIDTAFQGARPPRLVLAGTYETAMQRFRELGNHLDCVLSDTRLPCQGKESPGAGIDILSRIHRELPGLPIMLMSAEGTNKTMAQAIPAPFLDKNADQPARDLHAFFRELVWPAQALGNNACLKDRYPVQTSPAGFTRIGNGSIGGKARGLEFLAQTLNRRPDLGTVYPEMVVSIPDTLVLCTDIFDDYIRENTLDRFTGRPLMELVQAFIDAPLPREVRRYLKTYLAKTFSPLAVRSSSLLEDAAARPCAGLYKTYMIPNNHADPDLRLSHLATAVKLVYASAYYQSAQAFVRSTTAPPFKDSMAVMIQEVAGRRHNDFFYPAISGTAQSMNFYSGGNAKPDEGVLNLALGLGHTLAQGEQSFRVFPKYPQANSQFSGTRDFLENTQNRFYAIRMTDYPETLCFGICSNLARRDLSQALNEAPVKALAATYVPAEDRIRDTWYCKGPKIINFAQVLKYETPPLTALVSDLMTALTCDAGGPIELEFAADLPEQSGQPWKISLLQARPMSSPRDHSLITKEDLDEAVCVSTSALGNCILDTIQDIVYVNPNTFEGGKTRDMAQQISRINAELAKTNRRFLLAGPGRWGSSDPWLGIPVAWQQISGAGAIVEIRDGTIHADASNGSHFFNTITARGVPYITVNPGACDRIDLEHLTGCHTVRDEGSIRHMRLKRPLLIKVDGKHSRSVIMNA is encoded by the coding sequence ATGGATAGAATTACCCAAAAAATAAAAGCCGGCTCTGAGCCTTCACAGGCCTTGGGTTTTCAGGTCACGAGGATTCTATATGTTTGCGACTCTTACCATTTGCCAGGTTTAAACGCGGAGATCTGCCCGTCCCCCTGGAATATCATCTGGGCTGTTTCCATAGAAGAGGCTGCCACACTGGTCCAAAAGGTGGATTTTGACCTCGTTTTTATTGAAATAGGTGTCCTGGATGATGGCGGCGGGACGACCGTTCAGTGTCTTAAGGCCCTTTGTCCCGATCTGCCGGTAATTCTCCTGGTGCCGCCGTGCTACTGCAAATCCCAGCCTTTGGGACAGAAGGCGGATCACATGTTTATCTGGTCCGGAAACCCGGAACTCTTTCATGCCATGGTTCGCTTCATTGAGGATCAAATTTGCCAGGATACAACCCGCCGTGCAGTTCTCCTGGTGGAAGACAGCCTTGAATACGTTTCGTTCTTCCTGCCTGAAGTATACAAAGCAATAGATACGGCGTTCCAAGGTGCGAGGCCGCCCCGGCTTGTCTTGGCCGGAACTTATGAAACAGCCATGCAGCGGTTCCGGGAATTAGGCAACCACCTTGATTGTGTCCTTTCCGATACCCGGCTCCCCTGTCAGGGAAAAGAGTCGCCCGGGGCCGGCATTGACATTTTGTCGCGCATTCACAGGGAACTGCCCGGTTTGCCTATTATGCTTATGAGTGCTGAGGGTACAAACAAGACAATGGCCCAAGCCATTCCGGCCCCCTTTTTGGATAAAAATGCCGACCAGCCTGCCCGGGACCTTCATGCATTTTTCCGCGAGTTGGTATGGCCCGCCCAGGCCTTGGGGAACAACGCCTGTCTCAAAGATCGGTACCCGGTTCAAACAAGTCCTGCCGGTTTTACCAGAATCGGCAACGGGTCCATCGGTGGTAAAGCCAGGGGGCTGGAATTCCTGGCCCAGACCCTTAACCGTCGCCCCGATCTTGGAACGGTGTATCCGGAAATGGTCGTCAGTATTCCTGACACCCTGGTTCTCTGCACCGATATCTTTGACGATTATATCCGGGAAAACACCCTGGATAGATTTACCGGCCGTCCTCTGATGGAATTGGTCCAGGCATTTATCGACGCCCCTTTGCCCCGGGAGGTTCGCCGGTATTTAAAAACCTATCTTGCCAAGACCTTTTCTCCCCTGGCCGTTCGCTCGTCCAGCCTTTTGGAAGATGCCGCCGCCCGTCCCTGTGCCGGATTATACAAAACCTATATGATCCCCAATAACCATGCCGACCCTGACCTTCGTTTGTCTCATTTGGCCACTGCAGTTAAGCTCGTTTATGCCTCGGCATATTATCAAAGTGCCCAGGCCTTTGTGCGCAGTACAACGGCACCCCCTTTTAAGGACAGCATGGCCGTTATGATCCAGGAAGTGGCTGGTCGCCGGCACAACGACTTTTTTTACCCGGCCATATCCGGTACGGCCCAATCCATGAATTTTTACTCAGGGGGCAATGCTAAACCCGATGAGGGGGTCTTGAACCTGGCACTGGGTTTAGGCCACACCCTGGCCCAGGGAGAGCAGAGTTTCAGGGTTTTCCCCAAATATCCCCAGGCCAACTCCCAATTTTCCGGCACCCGGGATTTTCTGGAAAATACACAAAACCGGTTTTATGCCATTAGAATGACAGACTACCCCGAGACCCTGTGTTTTGGCATTTGTTCAAACCTGGCGCGGCGGGATTTGTCCCAGGCCTTGAATGAAGCACCGGTCAAGGCCCTGGCCGCCACCTATGTGCCTGCCGAAGACCGGATTCGGGATACCTGGTACTGCAAGGGCCCCAAAATTATTAATTTTGCCCAGGTCCTAAAATACGAGACCCCGCCCCTTACTGCCCTGGTCAGTGATCTCATGACGGCTTTGACTTGCGATGCCGGCGGTCCCATAGAATTGGAGTTTGCCGCCGATCTGCCCGAGCAATCGGGCCAACCCTGGAAAATTTCCCTGCTCCAGGCCCGGCCTATGTCCAGTCCGCGGGATCACAGCCTGATCACCAAAGAAGACCTTGACGAAGCCGTGTGTGTCTCCACCTCGGCCCTGGGCAACTGCATTCTGGACACCATCCAGGATATTGTCTATGTCAATCCGAACACTTTTGAGGGGGGTAAAACCCGGGATATGGCACAGCAAATCAGCCGTATCAATGCGGAACTGGCCAAAACCAACCGCCGGTTTCTGCTGGCCGGCCCGGGTCGATGGGGATCATCAGATCCCTGGCTGGGCATCCCTGTGGCGTGGCAGCAGATCTCCGGTGCCGGTGCCATCGTAGAAATCCGGGACGGCACCATCCATGCCGATGCCTCCAATGGCTCCCATTTTTTCAATACCATCACTGCACGGGGCGTGCCCTATATCACCGTGAACCCGGGGGCTTGTGATCGCATCGACTTGGAACATCTGACCGGCTGCCACACTGTCCGGGACGAGGGCTCCATACGCCACATGCGTCTAAAACGCCCTTTGCTGATTAAGGTCGATGGAAAACATTCCCGCAGTGTCATCATGAACGCTTAG
- the corA gene encoding magnesium/cobalt transporter CorA, with the protein MPRFFRKSEKKAGSPPGLQIDAQAVLGTQTDIRVLIYSKESLETHDLPTLDAVLPLIQKEKTVWVQVTGTSDLPVFSKMGELFNIHTLTLEDMVNPAHPPKFEDFDAYYYVTLKQLAFDPKSYEVSETQVSMAVMENLVIFVQDKPSPCLKAVEKRVQAGRGKIRTGGPGYLAYALIDAVVDHSLDVIGQIASTVESIERDLLEELNPVLLEQIHRLKREVIFFNKQLRPVRGAILSLMKCESPFVPDAVIRFYADILDHVNHILDSVTSLQELLSSMVDFYMSAQGNRMNEVMATLTIISTIFIPLSFLAGIYGMNFKFMPELEWQWGYFVLLGGMAVIGGAMVVFFKKKGWF; encoded by the coding sequence ATGCCCAGATTTTTCAGAAAATCAGAAAAAAAAGCCGGATCTCCGCCGGGTCTGCAGATTGATGCCCAGGCCGTGTTGGGCACACAGACAGATATCCGTGTTTTAATCTATTCTAAAGAGTCGCTTGAAACACATGATCTCCCAACCCTTGACGCAGTCCTGCCTTTAATTCAGAAAGAAAAAACAGTATGGGTTCAAGTCACCGGCACAAGTGATCTTCCCGTCTTTTCAAAAATGGGGGAACTGTTCAATATTCATACCCTTACCTTAGAGGATATGGTGAACCCGGCGCACCCGCCCAAATTTGAAGATTTTGACGCCTATTATTATGTCACACTCAAGCAACTGGCCTTTGATCCCAAGAGTTATGAGGTATCAGAGACCCAGGTCAGTATGGCCGTCATGGAGAATCTGGTTATTTTTGTACAGGACAAACCCTCTCCCTGCCTTAAAGCAGTAGAGAAAAGAGTTCAGGCCGGAAGAGGGAAAATACGCACGGGCGGTCCCGGTTATCTGGCATATGCCCTGATTGATGCCGTGGTTGATCATTCCCTTGATGTGATTGGGCAGATTGCTTCAACCGTGGAATCTATTGAACGTGACTTGCTCGAAGAGTTAAATCCCGTTCTCCTTGAGCAGATACACCGGCTGAAACGAGAAGTGATTTTTTTCAATAAGCAGCTCCGGCCGGTGCGCGGCGCAATTCTGAGTTTGATGAAATGCGAATCTCCGTTTGTTCCCGATGCCGTCATCCGGTTCTATGCGGATATTCTGGATCATGTCAATCATATTCTGGATTCGGTGACCTCGCTTCAAGAACTTTTGTCCAGTATGGTTGATTTTTATATGTCGGCCCAGGGTAACCGTATGAATGAGGTCATGGCAACCTTGACCATTATCTCTACCATTTTTATTCCTTTAAGTTTTCTTGCCGGAATTTACGGAATGAATTTTAAATTCATGCCTGAACTTGAATGGCAGTGGGGATATTTCGTTTTACTGGGGGGCATGGCAGTCATCGGCGGTGCAATGGTTGTATTTTTTAAAAAGAAAGGGTGGTTTTAA
- a CDS encoding mechanosensitive ion channel domain-containing protein, whose amino-acid sequence MTEKNFDHIKTWDVQIFSKFFVILLAGLIFFSGVPCAFAEPEQGSTSQLIDELSTILEKSLNTELSDLEKYKTRIASEEKDQIYLSAAYNGYRVQLSSFWNLLLSENAGITQLQKSRAELKNAMADAQKMFQGVIPEEEDLKKELEHLNNQKLLVDKQLAELAGVKESTAAGDKTKNRAIEKMATRLVNVLKEKEDLVSRLDQIYKDRLDKQAELKKTYATLDAQFEKIIEQKNAKGLFERTKKDSRFGALNSLQEEVNALIGFLSMVSDPQFWISKVEKLWQDAQLLAVSFFFVLAIVMVILRRLRKEALGLKTLPVVEKLGAWHQMASDLLTTSIIPAGTALTIFLYSGLDRMVLVSKVFWEAALVTMILLACRWVCRALKTVFVDAVGGETNARHLIRFTRAVAVFILAYGVLHDTLGQSSGLLILLRMTGAFIMVVWTLKTWRGVNFYTFQSSGEKDQDKNQLIRTLTIKYVMLLIAGISLMLDMTAYELLASHWILSWILSLVLLFWWTIFFHLLQEWDLYYKEQSHNRTEAFVYDDYPVQWLIIRAGQFFWMVTLSIVLLLIWGDPQTVLGHLYQILAHPLNIGNMQFSFWGAGSAGFVLLFTYALVRIWKWLFQKKFLSRSGMAQGLQESITTISAYVIWAIGLLIALHAFGLNTASMAVAFGALGIGLGFGLQNIFNNFISGIILLFERPIQVGDDVEINGIWARVRKINVRSTVVQTYDNASLIIPNADFISNQVTNWSFKDKRIRRKISVGVAYGSDIELVRTILLQIAGEAANVLRYPRPDVIFMDFGDSALVFVLRLWTDIDHMLEVETDVRFRIDKHFKENNIEISFPQRDIHIRSVEGSEPILPAKAPEPENPEQEKASDD is encoded by the coding sequence ATGACAGAAAAAAATTTTGATCACATAAAAACATGGGACGTTCAAATTTTTTCCAAATTTTTTGTGATCCTGCTTGCCGGATTGATTTTTTTCAGTGGGGTTCCTTGTGCTTTTGCCGAACCCGAACAGGGTTCGACATCCCAGTTAATTGATGAGCTGAGCACGATCCTTGAAAAATCGTTGAATACCGAACTCAGCGACCTTGAAAAATATAAAACTCGTATAGCAAGCGAAGAAAAGGACCAAATCTACCTGTCAGCAGCCTATAACGGATACCGGGTCCAGTTGTCCTCCTTCTGGAATTTGCTGCTGTCTGAGAATGCCGGTATTACCCAGCTCCAAAAAAGCAGGGCTGAACTGAAAAACGCCATGGCTGATGCCCAGAAGATGTTTCAGGGAGTGATTCCAGAAGAAGAAGACCTGAAAAAGGAACTTGAACATCTGAACAATCAGAAGCTGCTTGTTGACAAACAACTGGCGGAATTGGCTGGCGTCAAAGAAAGCACCGCGGCAGGTGACAAAACCAAGAACCGTGCCATTGAAAAAATGGCAACCCGCCTGGTAAACGTGCTCAAGGAAAAAGAGGATCTGGTGTCACGGCTGGATCAGATATACAAGGACCGTCTGGACAAACAGGCGGAATTAAAAAAAACATATGCAACCCTGGACGCACAATTTGAAAAAATCATTGAACAGAAAAACGCAAAAGGGTTGTTTGAGCGAACCAAAAAGGATTCGCGTTTTGGTGCCCTTAATTCTCTTCAAGAGGAAGTCAACGCCCTGATCGGATTTCTCTCTATGGTTTCTGATCCTCAGTTCTGGATTTCTAAAGTTGAAAAACTATGGCAGGATGCACAGCTTCTGGCGGTATCATTTTTTTTTGTCCTGGCCATTGTGATGGTCATTTTAAGGCGGCTTAGAAAAGAGGCTTTGGGTTTAAAGACTTTGCCTGTTGTGGAAAAATTAGGCGCCTGGCACCAAATGGCCTCAGATCTGTTGACCACGTCCATTATTCCGGCCGGAACTGCGTTGACAATTTTTCTGTACAGCGGTCTGGATCGAATGGTTCTGGTGTCCAAAGTCTTTTGGGAGGCCGCTCTGGTGACCATGATTCTGCTTGCATGCAGATGGGTCTGCCGGGCGTTGAAAACCGTTTTTGTTGATGCTGTAGGCGGGGAAACAAATGCCCGGCATCTGATCCGCTTCACCCGTGCTGTTGCTGTGTTTATTCTTGCCTATGGGGTGCTGCACGACACGTTGGGGCAAAGTTCGGGACTGCTTATCCTGCTGCGTATGACAGGCGCGTTTATCATGGTTGTCTGGACCCTGAAAACTTGGCGGGGTGTTAATTTTTACACGTTTCAGTCTTCCGGGGAAAAAGATCAGGATAAAAACCAGCTGATTCGAACGTTGACCATCAAATATGTGATGCTTCTGATTGCCGGAATTTCTCTGATGCTGGACATGACCGCCTATGAACTGCTTGCTTCACACTGGATCCTTTCCTGGATTTTGAGTCTTGTTCTTTTGTTCTGGTGGACGATTTTTTTTCACCTGCTCCAGGAATGGGATCTTTATTACAAGGAGCAAAGCCATAACCGGACCGAAGCGTTTGTTTATGACGACTATCCTGTCCAGTGGCTGATCATCCGGGCAGGTCAATTTTTCTGGATGGTCACCCTTTCAATTGTCCTGCTGCTGATCTGGGGTGATCCCCAGACCGTACTGGGGCATCTATATCAGATCCTGGCCCACCCGCTGAACATCGGCAACATGCAGTTCAGCTTTTGGGGTGCAGGTTCTGCCGGATTTGTACTTCTTTTCACCTATGCCCTGGTGCGCATATGGAAATGGCTGTTCCAAAAAAAATTTTTAAGCCGGTCAGGCATGGCTCAGGGCCTGCAGGAGTCCATTACAACCATTTCGGCTTATGTTATCTGGGCCATAGGTCTTCTTATCGCCCTGCATGCCTTTGGGCTGAACACGGCGTCTATGGCTGTTGCTTTCGGTGCCTTGGGCATTGGTCTCGGATTTGGCCTGCAGAACATTTTCAACAATTTTATATCCGGCATTATCCTATTGTTTGAGCGCCCCATCCAGGTGGGGGATGATGTGGAGATCAACGGCATCTGGGCCAGGGTAAGAAAAATAAATGTCCGGTCCACAGTGGTGCAGACCTATGACAATGCCTCCTTGATTATTCCCAATGCCGATTTCATCAGCAATCAGGTGACCAACTGGAGTTTTAAGGACAAACGCATCCGCCGCAAGATCAGCGTGGGCGTGGCATATGGATCCGACATAGAATTGGTGAGAACGATTTTGCTTCAGATTGCCGGAGAGGCGGCCAATGTCCTTCGTTACCCCAGACCTGACGTAATTTTTATGGATTTTGGCGACAGTGCCCTGGTCTTTGTGCTGCGGCTTTGGACCGAC